A single region of the Candidatus Krumholzibacteriia bacterium genome encodes:
- a CDS encoding zinc-binding dehydrogenase has translation MKAITIREQAPKGPVAPNVSVVDDWADPGPPDRGELLVRTEASALNHMDLWVGRGIPGVEIEYPHVGGVDGCGIVEAVGSDVDAAWVGRRVVHNAAVRLDRPARPGTPTEAGIAPDVELIGEHSHGTHRARYRIPVENAVDVGDADPVAAAAYGLTALTAYAKMFTKGRLRPGQTVLITGIGGGVATAALGLAGWMGCTTIVTSRHRWKLDRALELGADHGVLDEGQDWSREVRGLTAKRGVDMVVDTVGGPLLKPCLRVLVPGGAFVTAGATAGPVSEIELARVFWKQLRVLGSTMGSNDEFREVMALFRAGHVAPVVDRVFPPAEAPAAWERLEAADQMGKLVIDWR, from the coding sequence ATGAAAGCGATCACCATCCGTGAACAGGCCCCGAAGGGGCCGGTTGCGCCGAACGTGTCCGTGGTGGACGACTGGGCCGATCCCGGCCCTCCCGACCGCGGCGAGCTGCTCGTGCGCACCGAGGCCAGCGCCCTGAACCACATGGACCTGTGGGTGGGCAGGGGCATCCCGGGCGTCGAGATCGAGTACCCGCACGTGGGCGGGGTCGACGGCTGCGGGATCGTCGAGGCCGTCGGATCCGACGTCGACGCGGCCTGGGTCGGCCGTCGCGTGGTGCACAACGCGGCCGTCCGTCTCGACCGGCCCGCGCGCCCCGGAACGCCCACCGAGGCCGGCATCGCGCCCGACGTCGAACTCATCGGCGAGCACTCCCACGGCACCCACCGCGCGCGCTACCGGATCCCGGTGGAGAACGCCGTCGACGTGGGCGACGCCGATCCCGTGGCGGCGGCGGCCTACGGCCTGACCGCGCTGACCGCCTATGCGAAGATGTTCACGAAGGGTCGTCTGCGTCCCGGGCAGACCGTCCTGATCACCGGCATCGGCGGCGGCGTCGCCACCGCCGCGCTCGGCCTGGCCGGCTGGATGGGCTGCACGACGATCGTCACCAGCCGCCACCGCTGGAAGCTCGACCGCGCCCTCGAACTGGGCGCCGACCACGGCGTGCTCGACGAGGGCCAGGACTGGTCGCGCGAGGTGCGCGGGCTCACCGCCAAGCGGGGCGTCGACATGGTCGTCGACACCGTGGGCGGGCCGCTGTTGAAGCCCTGCCTGCGCGTGCTCGTCCCCGGCGGTGCCTTCGTCACCGCGGGCGCGACCGCCGGCCCGGTGTCCGAGATCGAGCTCGCCCGCGTGTTCTGGAAGCAGCTACGCGTGCTCGGATCGACCATGGGCAGCAACGACGAGTTCCGCGAGGTCATGGCCCTGTTCCGGGCCGGCCACGTCGCACCCGTCGTCGATCGCGTGTTCCCGCCCGCCGAGGCCCCGGCGGCGTGGGAGCGGCTCGAGGCCGCCGATCAGATGGGCAAGCTGGTGATCGACTGGCGCTGA
- the hisG gene encoding ATP phosphoribosyltransferase, translating into MEATIRLGLPKGRMQDNVLKLLADAGIRVGLETRGYRATVSLPGFEAKMLKPQNIVEMLHAGSRDVGFAGKDWVIEKRLDLIELLDTGLDPVRIVAAAPTTMLVDGVLPRQHLVVASEYTGLTQDWIARAELDASFVRSYGATEVFPPEDADVIVDNTATGSTLRANGLAIVDEIMTSSTRMYAHPKVMDDPSRRAMVEDLVLLLTSVIEARQRVMIELNVSNDDFDAVIDVLPCMREPTVSRLHHEAGFAVKAAVPRKGLAELIPVIKARGGTDIVVSGLAQIVP; encoded by the coding sequence GTGGAGGCGACCATCCGCCTGGGCCTGCCCAAGGGCCGCATGCAGGACAACGTGCTGAAGCTCCTGGCCGACGCCGGCATCCGGGTCGGACTCGAGACCCGGGGCTACCGCGCCACCGTCAGTCTGCCCGGCTTCGAGGCCAAGATGCTCAAGCCGCAGAACATCGTGGAGATGTTGCACGCCGGTTCGCGCGACGTCGGCTTCGCGGGCAAGGACTGGGTGATCGAGAAGCGCCTCGACCTGATCGAGCTGCTCGACACGGGCCTCGATCCGGTGCGTATCGTGGCCGCCGCTCCCACCACCATGCTCGTCGACGGCGTCCTGCCGCGGCAGCACCTCGTGGTCGCCAGCGAGTACACCGGCCTGACCCAGGACTGGATCGCGCGCGCCGAACTCGACGCCAGCTTCGTCCGCAGCTACGGCGCCACCGAGGTCTTCCCGCCCGAGGACGCCGACGTGATCGTCGACAACACCGCGACGGGGTCGACCCTGCGGGCCAACGGCCTGGCCATCGTCGACGAGATCATGACCTCGTCCACGCGGATGTACGCGCACCCGAAGGTCATGGACGACCCCTCGCGGCGGGCCATGGTCGAGGACCTCGTCCTGCTGCTGACCTCGGTGATCGAGGCGCGCCAGCGTGTGATGATCGAACTGAACGTGAGCAACGACGACTTCGACGCCGTGATCGACGTGCTGCCGTGCATGCGCGAGCCCACGGTGTCGCGCCTGCATCACGAGGCGGGCTTCGCCGTGAAGGCGGCCGTGCCCCGCAAGGGACTGGCCGAGCTGATCCCCGTGATCAAGGCGCGCGGAGGGACCGACATCGTGGTCAGCGGTCTCGCGCAGATCGTTCCCTGA
- a CDS encoding aminotransferase class I/II-fold pyridoxal phosphate-dependent enzyme, with the protein MDRATSQTHVDVSRPYVRPTIPAHVDLRLDANEGPPPARAILDAVRGAGGDVLRRYPDGADTERAFAAYFGVEPESLLMTAGADDAIDRLCRVALSGGGTLVLPSPSFEMFERYATLAGGRVVRVPWPEGAWPVDAVLDTIDGGTRMVAMVSPNNPTGAVASFDALERVATAHPDVLVVLDHAYAEFADEDLTRRALELPNVVVLRTMSKAWSLAGLRVGFALGAAERIAPLRAAGPPYAVSQIAVEVARAALENARGAMESTVASVRDEREALTRRADELGLRPLPSQANFVLAGADDPARVDRGLQCMGIKIRTWPGHPELDGYVRLGCPADRRAFARFDRALGSLLRPGALLLDMDGVIADEGESYREAIRATLAEFDVEMDRERIAQMKAAGNANNDWRVTQRLLTEAGIAVDYDEVVARFERHYQGTDGQPGLHEKETLLVERNVLEALRARMPLAIVTGRPRRDAIRFLERFELLDLFDAVVTVDDVARGKPDPEPVELALSQLGVRTAWMVGDTPDDLVAARAASVLPIGIGAPSRRDAVSLASLDDAGAFTVLDRLADLQEMLP; encoded by the coding sequence ATGGACCGAGCGACCTCTCAGACCCACGTCGACGTGAGCCGGCCCTACGTGCGGCCGACCATCCCGGCCCACGTCGACCTCCGTCTGGACGCGAACGAGGGCCCGCCACCGGCGCGCGCGATCCTCGATGCGGTGCGCGGCGCCGGCGGCGACGTCCTGCGCCGCTACCCCGACGGGGCGGACACGGAACGGGCCTTCGCCGCGTACTTCGGCGTCGAGCCCGAATCCCTGCTCATGACCGCGGGCGCCGACGACGCGATCGACCGCCTGTGCCGGGTGGCGCTGTCGGGCGGCGGAACGCTGGTCCTGCCCTCGCCGAGCTTCGAGATGTTCGAGCGCTACGCCACGCTCGCCGGGGGCCGCGTGGTCCGGGTGCCGTGGCCCGAGGGAGCCTGGCCGGTCGATGCGGTGCTCGACACCATCGACGGCGGCACGCGCATGGTGGCCATGGTGAGTCCGAACAATCCGACCGGGGCCGTGGCGAGCTTCGACGCACTCGAGCGCGTGGCGACCGCGCACCCCGACGTGCTCGTGGTCCTCGACCACGCCTACGCCGAGTTCGCCGACGAGGACCTCACCCGGCGCGCGCTGGAACTGCCAAACGTGGTCGTGCTGCGCACCATGTCCAAGGCCTGGAGCCTGGCCGGCCTGCGCGTGGGCTTCGCCCTGGGCGCGGCCGAACGCATCGCGCCCCTGCGCGCGGCGGGACCGCCCTACGCCGTGTCGCAGATCGCCGTCGAGGTCGCGCGCGCGGCCCTGGAGAACGCCCGCGGGGCCATGGAGTCGACCGTCGCGTCCGTGCGCGACGAACGCGAGGCCCTCACCCGGCGCGCTGACGAACTCGGCCTGCGCCCACTGCCCTCGCAGGCCAACTTCGTGCTGGCCGGCGCCGACGACCCGGCCCGCGTGGACCGCGGCCTGCAGTGCATGGGGATCAAGATCCGCACCTGGCCCGGCCACCCCGAACTCGACGGCTACGTGCGCCTGGGGTGTCCGGCCGATCGACGCGCCTTCGCCCGCTTCGACCGCGCCCTCGGTTCGCTGCTGCGCCCCGGGGCCCTGCTGCTCGACATGGACGGCGTGATCGCCGACGAGGGCGAGAGCTACCGCGAGGCCATCCGCGCCACGCTCGCCGAGTTCGACGTCGAGATGGACCGCGAGCGCATCGCGCAGATGAAGGCCGCCGGAAACGCGAACAACGACTGGCGCGTGACCCAGCGCCTGCTGACCGAGGCCGGCATCGCGGTCGACTACGACGAGGTCGTCGCGCGCTTCGAGCGCCACTACCAGGGCACCGACGGCCAGCCGGGCTTGCACGAGAAGGAGACCCTGCTCGTCGAACGAAACGTTCTCGAGGCGCTGCGCGCGCGCATGCCGCTGGCCATCGTCACCGGACGTCCGCGGCGCGACGCGATCCGCTTCCTCGAACGCTTCGAGCTGCTCGATCTCTTCGACGCCGTGGTCACCGTCGACGACGTCGCCCGCGGCAAGCCCGATCCCGAACCCGTCGAACTCGCCCTGTCGCAGCTGGGCGTGCGGACGGCCTGGATGGTCGGCGACACGCCCGACGACCTGGTCGCCGCGCGCGCGGCCTCGGTGCTGCCGATCGGCATCGGCGCGCCGAGCCGCCGCGACGCCGTGTCGCTCGCGTCGCTCGACGACGCCGGCGCCTTCACCGTTCTCGATCGCCTGGCCGATCTGCAGGAGATGCTGCCATGA
- the hisB gene encoding imidazoleglycerol-phosphate dehydratase HisB — translation MSQRTVTVQRETAETRIDLTLDLDGVGRADVDTGLGFLDHMIHALVKHAHFDLSLACEGDLEIDDHHTAEDCALALGEAIERALGDKRGIGRFGHAYAPLDEALARSVVDLSGRPHASVDIGFTREGLGDVATENLTHFLESLAIRGRFTLHVDVLKGRNDHHRIEAAFKATALALRQAVRVDGTEVPSTKEVLA, via the coding sequence ATGAGCCAACGGACCGTGACCGTGCAACGCGAGACCGCGGAGACGCGGATCGACCTCACGCTCGACCTCGACGGCGTGGGCCGGGCCGACGTCGACACCGGTCTGGGCTTCCTCGACCACATGATCCACGCCCTGGTCAAGCACGCGCACTTCGACCTGTCGCTGGCCTGCGAGGGCGACCTCGAGATCGACGACCACCACACCGCCGAGGACTGCGCCCTGGCCCTGGGCGAGGCGATCGAGCGCGCACTGGGCGACAAGCGCGGCATCGGGCGCTTCGGCCACGCCTACGCTCCCCTCGACGAAGCACTCGCACGGTCTGTGGTCGACCTCAGCGGCCGCCCGCACGCCAGCGTGGACATCGGCTTCACGCGCGAGGGCCTGGGCGACGTCGCCACCGAGAACCTCACGCACTTCCTCGAGTCGCTCGCGATCCGCGGTCGCTTCACCCTGCACGTGGACGTGCTGAAGGGCCGCAACGACCACCACCGCATCGAGGCCGCGTTCAAGGCCACGGCGCTGGCCCTGCGGCAGGCCGTGCGCGTGGACGGCACCGAGGTGCCCAGTACCAAGGAAGTCCTCGCGTGA
- a CDS encoding SDR family NAD(P)-dependent oxidoreductase yields MDIRGRWALVTGASSGIGRDVARELAARGVHCVLVARREERLRETARDLTEHHGVEAEIETADLGAPGAAAELFARLTQRGRSIDLLVNNAGFAVHGDFLGQDVDRVSEMIRVNVIALTELTHLYATSMAERGGGYVLN; encoded by the coding sequence ATGGACATCCGGGGACGGTGGGCGCTGGTGACCGGCGCCAGCAGCGGGATCGGCCGCGACGTCGCGCGTGAACTCGCCGCGCGCGGGGTGCACTGCGTGCTGGTGGCCCGCCGCGAGGAGCGTCTGCGCGAGACGGCGCGCGATCTCACCGAGCACCACGGCGTCGAGGCCGAGATCGAGACGGCCGACCTCGGCGCGCCCGGGGCGGCGGCGGAGCTCTTCGCGCGGCTCACGCAGCGCGGCCGCAGTATCGACCTGCTGGTGAACAACGCGGGCTTCGCCGTGCACGGCGACTTCCTCGGCCAGGACGTCGATCGCGTGAGCGAGATGATCCGCGTGAACGTGATCGCGCTCACCGAACTCACGCACCTCTACGCCACGTCGATGGCCGAACGCGGGGGCGGCTACGTGCTCAACG